One Portunus trituberculatus isolate SZX2019 chromosome 45, ASM1759143v1, whole genome shotgun sequence DNA segment encodes these proteins:
- the LOC123519359 gene encoding uncharacterized protein LOC123519359 isoform X1 codes for MVSKRVVDKMYLGDERKTRMETMFQIVKNTDLEERKKLKAVRGAGKMGDIQEPSEDCLMNEEAHQAGTIQVKRRLSPEEYAKVKKRKKENDLLRKEWPRIFLNWRGKMSCLSRKSDQMPLFMGDVQSLMFFSLLGNKFPLPPRFVTYRNVTKVPSVVMVHIEGVGVDDIKQIAQSLPEVNTTEKCESEAKDNQEGNSTTCKRPDVSIQMKVDARNTDKAVSSSDFFPGWLKSTLPTISGFMNHGLEVVAPSIHGLCPVEELLEMQLEKSKDGDIDALKLSNVLTTNIATSSFFKNLSKLDSNPDDDIHPDDKFNRLKLLLKPDEFVKLGYPLPMPGFKGGRYKDFVFTSDNYKEVTSRSPMFGMDCEMCLTSINKLELASISVVNEKLECIYHTLVLPYNKVVNYLTKFSGITKDMLQTVTKRLENVQKDLQKLLPPDAILVGHGLCNDFNATKIMHPYVIDSAEIYKVSGRHSKTSSLKTLSKMFLNLKIQIYGSGGHDPTEDASASLQLVQWKLKHDETYGNMLMGWVPPTDSYYDWEKMCPSKSDEKAVDSKQERKDSSKISTEKAIGPFRRTDKYIFQELEHCNLAVITTARCFKNYLPILPTLSNIPLMEVLSGNKQVSQRARDFVPNSRLTFIHMEMGIKLSQCPNKATRHRQLRKLDKRLHRIHKAAIPKSIHVYVFSGSSLNVPFEKHSNGFVLVGIKDLPFKT; via the exons GATTGTCTGATGAATGAAGAGGCTCATCAGGCTGGGACCATACAGGTTAAGAGACGGCTCAGTCCTGAAGAATAtgcaaaagttaaaaaaagaaaaaaagaaaatgatctcTTAAGAAAG GAATGGCCAAGGATTTTTCTCAATTGGAGAGGCAAGATGAGCTGCTTGAGTCGTAAAAGTGACCAGATGCCTCTTTTCATGGGGGACGTCCAGAGCCTCATGTTTTTCTCACTTCTTGGCAATAAATTTCCACTTCCGCCCAG GTTTGTAACTTATAGAAATGTAACAAAAGTGCCCAGTGTGGTAATGGTTCACATTGAAGGAGTGGGAGTGGATGACATCAAGCAGATCGCACAGTCACTCCCAGAAGTGAACACAACTGAGAAATGTGAAAGTGAAGCTAAGGATAATCAGGAAGGAAATTCTACTACATGTAAGAGACCAGATGTTTCCATACAGATGAAAGTGGATGCAAGAAACACAGACAAGGCTGTTAGCAGTAGTGATTTTTTCCCGGGTTGGCTCAAGAGCACTCTGCCAACCATAAGTGGCTTCATGAATCATGGTTTAGAAGTTGTAGCACCTTCTATTCATGGTTTATGTCCTGTTGAGGAACTACTTGAGATGCAACTGGAGAAAAGCAAAGATGGTG ataTAGATGCCCTTAAGTTAAGTAATGTCTTAACAACGAACATTGCTACTAGTTCTTTCTTCAAGAATCTGTCCAAACTTGATTCAAACCCTGATGATGACATTCATCCTGATGACAAATTCAACAGACTTAAGCTCCTGTTGAAGCCAGATGAGTTTGTCAAACTTGGTTACCCACTCCCTATGCCTGGCTTTAAGGGAGGTAGATACAAAGACTTTGTGTTCACTTCAGATAATTACAAAGAG GTAACATCTCGTTCTCCAATGTTTGGCATGGATTGTGAGATGTGCTTGACTTCTATCAACAAATTGGAGCTCGCCAGTATCTCAGTGGTCAATGAGAagttggag TGTATCTACCACACTTTGGTGTTGCCTTACAACAAAGTGGTGAACTATTTGACAAAATTCTCGGGCATCACAAAAGACATGTTACAAACAGTCACCAAGAGATTGGAAAATGTGCAAAAGGACTTGCAGAAGCTGCTGCCTCCCGATGCCATCCTAGTGGGCCATGGTTTGTGTAATGATTTCAATGCCACAAAA ATAATGCACCCATATGTGATTGACTCTGCAGAGATTTATAAAGTGTCCGGTAGGCACTCTAAGACCTCCTCCCTCAAGACACTGAGTAAAATGTTTCTGAACCTGAAAATCCAGATCTATGGAAGTGGAGGGCATGACCCTACAGAGGATGCATCAGCTTCTCTCCAGCTTGTCCAGTGGAAACTGAAGCATG ATGAGACGTATGGCAATATGCTTATGGGATGGGTGCCTCCTACGGATTCATATTATGATTGGGAGAAGATGTGTCCATCAAAATCGGACGAAAAGGCGGTGGACTCCAAGCAAGAACGGAAAGATAGTAGCAAAATATCAACTGAAAAAGCCATTGGGCCTTTCAGAAGGACTGATAAATATATATTCCAG GAATTGGAGCATTGCAACCTTGCTGTCATCACCACTGCTCGGTGCTTCAAAAATTACCTCCCTATATTACCTACCCTCAGCAACATTCCCTTAATGGAGGTTCTCTCAGGGAATAAGCAAGTTTCTCAGCGAGCAAGAGATTTTGTGCCAAACAGTAGGCTAACTTTCATTCACATGGAG ATGGGCATAAAGCTGAGCCAGTGCCCTAATAAAGCTACTCGTCACCGACAGCTTAGGAAGCTGGACAAGAGACTGCACAGGATACACAAGGCTGCTATCCCTAAGTCTAttcatgtttatgttttcagtgGGTCATCTCTGAATGTGCCTTTCGAAAAGCACTCCAATGGTTTTGTTTTAGTAGGGATCAAGGATCTACCCTTCAAGACATAA
- the LOC123519359 gene encoding uncharacterized protein LOC123519359 isoform X2: MVSKRVVDKMYLGDERKTRMETMFQIVKNTDLEERKKLKAVRGAGKMGDIQEPSEDCLMNEEAHQAGTIQVKRRLSPEEYAKVKKRKKENDLLRKEWPRIFLNWRGKMSCLSRKSDQMPLFMGDVQSLMFFSLLGNKFPLPPRFVTYRNVTKVPSVVMVHIEGVGVDDIKQIAQSLPEVNTTEKCESEAKDNQEGNSTTCKRPDVSIQMKVDARNTDKAVSSSDFFPGWLKSTLPTISGFMNHGLEVVAPSIHGLCPVEELLEMQLEKSKDGDIDALKLSNVLTTNIATSSFFKNLSKLDSNPDDDIHPDDKFNRLKLLLKPDEFVKLGYPLPMPGFKGGRYKDFVFTSDNYKEVTSRSPMFGMDCEMCLTSINKLELASISVVNEKLECIYHTLVLPYNKVVNYLTKFSGITKDMLQTVTKRLENVQKDLQKLLPPDAILVGHGLCNDFNATKIYGSGGHDPTEDASASLQLVQWKLKHDETYGNMLMGWVPPTDSYYDWEKMCPSKSDEKAVDSKQERKDSSKISTEKAIGPFRRTDKYIFQELEHCNLAVITTARCFKNYLPILPTLSNIPLMEVLSGNKQVSQRARDFVPNSRLTFIHMEMGIKLSQCPNKATRHRQLRKLDKRLHRIHKAAIPKSIHVYVFSGSSLNVPFEKHSNGFVLVGIKDLPFKT, encoded by the exons GATTGTCTGATGAATGAAGAGGCTCATCAGGCTGGGACCATACAGGTTAAGAGACGGCTCAGTCCTGAAGAATAtgcaaaagttaaaaaaagaaaaaaagaaaatgatctcTTAAGAAAG GAATGGCCAAGGATTTTTCTCAATTGGAGAGGCAAGATGAGCTGCTTGAGTCGTAAAAGTGACCAGATGCCTCTTTTCATGGGGGACGTCCAGAGCCTCATGTTTTTCTCACTTCTTGGCAATAAATTTCCACTTCCGCCCAG GTTTGTAACTTATAGAAATGTAACAAAAGTGCCCAGTGTGGTAATGGTTCACATTGAAGGAGTGGGAGTGGATGACATCAAGCAGATCGCACAGTCACTCCCAGAAGTGAACACAACTGAGAAATGTGAAAGTGAAGCTAAGGATAATCAGGAAGGAAATTCTACTACATGTAAGAGACCAGATGTTTCCATACAGATGAAAGTGGATGCAAGAAACACAGACAAGGCTGTTAGCAGTAGTGATTTTTTCCCGGGTTGGCTCAAGAGCACTCTGCCAACCATAAGTGGCTTCATGAATCATGGTTTAGAAGTTGTAGCACCTTCTATTCATGGTTTATGTCCTGTTGAGGAACTACTTGAGATGCAACTGGAGAAAAGCAAAGATGGTG ataTAGATGCCCTTAAGTTAAGTAATGTCTTAACAACGAACATTGCTACTAGTTCTTTCTTCAAGAATCTGTCCAAACTTGATTCAAACCCTGATGATGACATTCATCCTGATGACAAATTCAACAGACTTAAGCTCCTGTTGAAGCCAGATGAGTTTGTCAAACTTGGTTACCCACTCCCTATGCCTGGCTTTAAGGGAGGTAGATACAAAGACTTTGTGTTCACTTCAGATAATTACAAAGAG GTAACATCTCGTTCTCCAATGTTTGGCATGGATTGTGAGATGTGCTTGACTTCTATCAACAAATTGGAGCTCGCCAGTATCTCAGTGGTCAATGAGAagttggag TGTATCTACCACACTTTGGTGTTGCCTTACAACAAAGTGGTGAACTATTTGACAAAATTCTCGGGCATCACAAAAGACATGTTACAAACAGTCACCAAGAGATTGGAAAATGTGCAAAAGGACTTGCAGAAGCTGCTGCCTCCCGATGCCATCCTAGTGGGCCATGGTTTGTGTAATGATTTCAATGCCACAAAA ATCTATGGAAGTGGAGGGCATGACCCTACAGAGGATGCATCAGCTTCTCTCCAGCTTGTCCAGTGGAAACTGAAGCATG ATGAGACGTATGGCAATATGCTTATGGGATGGGTGCCTCCTACGGATTCATATTATGATTGGGAGAAGATGTGTCCATCAAAATCGGACGAAAAGGCGGTGGACTCCAAGCAAGAACGGAAAGATAGTAGCAAAATATCAACTGAAAAAGCCATTGGGCCTTTCAGAAGGACTGATAAATATATATTCCAG GAATTGGAGCATTGCAACCTTGCTGTCATCACCACTGCTCGGTGCTTCAAAAATTACCTCCCTATATTACCTACCCTCAGCAACATTCCCTTAATGGAGGTTCTCTCAGGGAATAAGCAAGTTTCTCAGCGAGCAAGAGATTTTGTGCCAAACAGTAGGCTAACTTTCATTCACATGGAG ATGGGCATAAAGCTGAGCCAGTGCCCTAATAAAGCTACTCGTCACCGACAGCTTAGGAAGCTGGACAAGAGACTGCACAGGATACACAAGGCTGCTATCCCTAAGTCTAttcatgtttatgttttcagtgGGTCATCTCTGAATGTGCCTTTCGAAAAGCACTCCAATGGTTTTGTTTTAGTAGGGATCAAGGATCTACCCTTCAAGACATAA